AAAAGGTTCTACAGCAGATTTAAATTTCCCATGACGGATCACTTCAATCCCAATACCATATTTATCAGCAAAATCTTTGAAGAAGGTTACCTCAGTAGATAAACCTTTCAATTCAATTCCTCCTGCCGGATGCAGATAATATTGGTCTGCTACGGACCCTAAATAATAAGCAGACTGTGAAACTCCGTTACCGTAGGCATACACAAATTTCCCGCTTTTCTTAAAATCTTCTATAGCATTTCTGACATCATCAATCTGGGTCAGGCCTGCATTCAAATCGTCTGCTTCAATACTGATTCCTTTAATATTATCATCAGTCTTAGCTTTATTAATAGCCTCCAATACATCATATAAAAGAACACTTTTATTCCGGGCACCTAAACCGAACAATCCCATCTGCTCTTCAGTAGGGCTGTCTATTATATCTGTCTTTAAATTAATCGTAAGAACCGAGTTCTTTTTCACCGCTACAGCCTTATCACTTCCCATAGAACTGAACACAAGCATCACAATGAAAAACATGAAAAATAAAGCGCAAAGTATGACAATTGCTACTATATTTGCCAAAACATTTTTAAAGAAACTTCTCATAAATCAATCAATTTTCCAATATGTCGCAACATAAGGTCGTTTTGTTACTAGGAAGTAACTTAGGAGAGCAAAAAAAAAATATAGAGCTTGCTCTTGAGAAAATAAAAGAGGCAGGAAATAACATTTCACAAATTAGCGAATATTTAATGTCTGAACCCGTAGAGTTTGCCAGTTCCAATATTTTTTGTAATATTGCAACAATAATATTCACTCCTCTTTCACCAATTCAACTGCTTGATTGTATTAAGAATATAGAAGTTGAGATGGGAAGAGTTAATGATTCAAAAGCATCCGGAGGGTATACTGACAGGATAATTGATATTGATATCATTAAGTATAATGAATTAAACTTTACATCAGAAAGACTAGTAATCCCACATAAAAAACATCTTTTTGAAAGGGATTTTTCAAGGATATTATTAGAAAAATTTATTTAAAACATAAAACAAATTGTATGAAATTAGGTTTATTATTATTGGCTACAACCTTGCCAATTGCTGCTTTCGCTCAAAATAGCAGTACCACGGTAAACTCTTCCACAGAGTACCCTAATACCTTCTCTTCAGGTTCCGCTAATGTACAGCCTTTCGACAACAAAGCCAGACGTTTCAGAGACTGGTCTATTTCTGTTGGTGGAGGTCCTGCATTTATGGTTCACTCGGATTTAAAATCTATCCGCAAGGATAATATTAAATGGGGATATAATGCTTATGTAAGTATAGATAAACAAATTTCTCATACTTTCGGTCTAAGTATTATGTACACAAGAGGAGAAACAAAACAGACAGCGCAACTACCCGGAGCAGCTGGACAAGCAGCCGGAATAGCTACAGGTACAACTCAAGTTGACCAACTGGCTTTATTAGGAGATATCAACTTCTCTAATTTATTGAGAAGGGTTGATAATCATTCTCCTTACAGATGGGCTTTGCACGGATATATGGGGATAGGTCTTCAGGGATACAGAACATCATTGCATGACAATGATGTGAACAAATGGGGAAATAAAACACACCCTGAATTTATAGATGTTCCCCTAGGAATCAGCTCTGTATATTATCAGGGAGGTTTAGGTCTTAAATACAATGTTTCAAAACTTATTGACCTTGAAGCAAGAACCATGTACTTTATTAGTGGTGATGATGAATTTGATGGAGGTGGTCTTTCATACAGCAACTATAACATGCTTAATCCAAGAAAATCAGATAATTCATGGTCCGTAACTTTAGGAGCAAGCTTCAAATTAGGAAAACATGAATCTCACCTTGCATGGCACGATCCTCTTCAGGAAGCATACTACAGAACAAGCGTTCTAGAAAATGCATCTACTGATCTTGTAGTTTGTGAAAAAGGAGATGCTGATAATGATGGAGTATGTGACGATTGGGACAGACAGCTTGATACTCCTGCTGGAGCAAGAGTAGATGGTGCCGGAGTTGCTTTGGATATGGATCTTGACGGAGTTATTGATCTTTATGACAAATGTGTAACTGTACCGGGACCTGTTGAAAATAACGGATGCCCAGTAAAATAATCAAAAAATACAATTTCTTTTTAAAAGAATACAAATAATATACACGATGAAATTAAGTTTAGCAATTGTTGCATTTGCTATGGCAATTCCTTCTGCCACTTATGCACAAGACTCACTAGCAGTTTCAAAAGGAGAGTATCCCAATACATTTTCTTCAGGATCTGCTAATGTTTCACCATTTACCAACAAGTCCAAAAGATTTAATGACTGGTCTATTTCAGTAGGAGCAGGTGTGCCGCTTCTTCAATCTGCGGATTTAACTTCAATTAAAAACGGTAATGGTAAAAACCTTTTTGGATATTCAGCTTATGTGAGTATTGATAAAGCAATTACCCATGCTTTTGGTATCAACTTACAATACGACAGAGGTGAAACCAGACAGGGATGGTTCAATACTAAGAATGCTGCACCAGATGCTTATGCAGTGGCAGCAAGAACTCAATATGATGCAATCTCTATCTTAGGAGATATCAATTTCTCTAATTTATTAAGAAGAGTTGATAACCATTCTCCTTACAGATGGGCTCTTCACGGATATGCAGGTATCGGTACTATTGCTTACAGAGCTTATCAGAAAGATATTAACGGACAAAGATTGATGACAGAAGTAAAACCTTTCCAATTAGGTTCAATGTTCATGCAGGCTGGAGCAGGTCTTAAGTTTAAAGTGAACAGAAGAATTGATATTGAAGGTAGATTAATGTATGTGGTAACAGGTGATGAGGAATTTGATGGTGGTGGAGATGCTTACAGCGCCATCAACAGACGTTCTGAGCAGGTTTCTGACAACTTCTTCAACGCTACTTTGGGAGTTTCTTTCAAATTAGGAAAACACGAATCTCACGTAATGTGGCATGACCCGCTTCAGGAAATCTATTACAAACTTGATGTACTGGCAAATAAAAACCAGGATGTTGAAGTATGTAAAAAAGGAGATGCTGATAATGATGGGGTATGCGACGATTGGGACAGACAGCTTGATACTCCTGCAGGAGCAAGAGTAGATGGTGCCGGAGTGGCTCTAGATACAGACTTAGACGGAGTAATT
The nucleotide sequence above comes from Chryseobacterium sp. 7. Encoded proteins:
- the folK gene encoding 2-amino-4-hydroxy-6-hydroxymethyldihydropteridine diphosphokinase, with protein sequence MSQHKVVLLLGSNLGEQKKNIELALEKIKEAGNNISQISEYLMSEPVEFASSNIFCNIATIIFTPLSPIQLLDCIKNIEVEMGRVNDSKASGGYTDRIIDIDIIKYNELNFTSERLVIPHKKHLFERDFSRILLEKFI
- a CDS encoding OmpA family protein; protein product: MKLGLLLLATTLPIAAFAQNSSTTVNSSTEYPNTFSSGSANVQPFDNKARRFRDWSISVGGGPAFMVHSDLKSIRKDNIKWGYNAYVSIDKQISHTFGLSIMYTRGETKQTAQLPGAAGQAAGIATGTTQVDQLALLGDINFSNLLRRVDNHSPYRWALHGYMGIGLQGYRTSLHDNDVNKWGNKTHPEFIDVPLGISSVYYQGGLGLKYNVSKLIDLEARTMYFISGDDEFDGGGLSYSNYNMLNPRKSDNSWSVTLGASFKLGKHESHLAWHDPLQEAYYRTSVLENASTDLVVCEKGDADNDGVCDDWDRQLDTPAGARVDGAGVALDMDLDGVIDLYDKCVTVPGPVENNGCPVK
- a CDS encoding OmpA family protein → MKLSLAIVAFAMAIPSATYAQDSLAVSKGEYPNTFSSGSANVSPFTNKSKRFNDWSISVGAGVPLLQSADLTSIKNGNGKNLFGYSAYVSIDKAITHAFGINLQYDRGETRQGWFNTKNAAPDAYAVAARTQYDAISILGDINFSNLLRRVDNHSPYRWALHGYAGIGTIAYRAYQKDINGQRLMTEVKPFQLGSMFMQAGAGLKFKVNRRIDIEGRLMYVVTGDEEFDGGGDAYSAINRRSEQVSDNFFNATLGVSFKLGKHESHVMWHDPLQEIYYKLDVLANKNQDVEVCKKGDADNDGVCDDWDRQLDTPAGARVDGAGVALDTDLDGVIDLYDKCVTVPGPVENNGCPVAKKDNNETAKEVERSLKDIYFNFNKATIRPESNQKLDLAASIIKENGGNYLLTGHTDIKGSAAYNLRLSKERAAAVVGALESRGINENVLKSRGVGSAEATIPASASDAERMADRKVTVRFIETSDWDSIKKKDYEDAPVKKAVKKVSAKKKKK